The Vicinamibacterales bacterium genome has a window encoding:
- a CDS encoding ABC transporter ATP-binding protein — protein sequence MPLIETRDLWKTYVMGDEEIHALRGVSISIERGEYVAIMGPSGSGKSTLMNLIGCLDTPSKGTYLLNGKMVSEMNDNELARIRNEEIGFVFQTFNLLPRASALHNVELPLVYAGMSKQARLEQAKAAIERVELTHRMNHKPNELSGGQRQRVAIARALVNNPSILLADEPTGNLDSKTGVEIMALFARLHEAGNTIILVTHEADIAGYAHRVIAIRDGEVAKDVKQEPHAHTAAPA from the coding sequence ATGCCGCTGATTGAAACCCGCGACCTGTGGAAAACCTACGTCATGGGCGACGAGGAGATCCACGCCCTGCGTGGTGTCTCCATCTCCATCGAACGCGGCGAATACGTGGCCATCATGGGGCCCTCCGGCTCCGGCAAGTCCACGCTGATGAACCTGATCGGCTGCCTCGATACGCCGAGCAAGGGCACCTACCTCCTCAACGGCAAGATGGTCAGCGAGATGAACGACAACGAGCTGGCCCGCATTCGCAACGAAGAGATCGGGTTCGTGTTCCAGACCTTCAACCTGCTGCCCCGCGCCTCGGCCCTCCACAACGTCGAGCTGCCGCTCGTCTACGCCGGCATGTCGAAACAGGCGCGGCTCGAACAGGCGAAGGCCGCGATCGAGAGGGTCGAGCTGACGCACCGCATGAACCACAAGCCGAACGAGCTGTCGGGCGGCCAGCGCCAGCGCGTCGCCATCGCCCGCGCGCTCGTCAACAACCCGTCGATCCTGCTGGCCGACGAGCCGACCGGCAACCTCGACTCGAAGACCGGCGTCGAGATCATGGCCCTGTTCGCGCGGCTGCATGAGGCCGGCAACACCATCATCCTGGTTACGCACGAGGCCGACATCGCCGGCTACGCGCACCGCGTCATCGCCATCCGTGACGGCGAGGTCGCGAAAGACGTGAAGCAGGAACCGCACGCCCACACCGCGGCACCGGCGTAG
- a CDS encoding J domain-containing protein, whose amino-acid sequence MKTHYELLSIEPGADADTIKKAFRREIARYHPDKVVHLGPEFQEMAATRAAELTVAYKTLTDPRMREEYDASVAGFGPPPAVSQAPPSQSPVAPPAPPVEAPPADEDAYTPPQPTGKRLFESERAGRDLILKRAIAGRVRGSVEAVFGPVETPAVRGFDAALVPVAKPRFLGSHPPRVLVSAIGVVDATAVADAWQAAARSRVHAGKSPVVVLLFGTHLSPRRELLKAMESAARQRQPAEAPGELVVVAVNSGDWTYLMPDDVSETVRNLVGKICVYH is encoded by the coding sequence GTGAAAACCCACTACGAGCTGTTGAGCATCGAGCCAGGCGCCGATGCCGACACCATCAAGAAGGCGTTCCGCCGCGAGATTGCCCGTTACCACCCCGACAAGGTGGTTCACCTGGGTCCGGAGTTCCAGGAGATGGCCGCCACGCGCGCCGCGGAACTCACGGTCGCCTACAAGACGCTGACCGATCCGAGGATGCGCGAGGAGTACGACGCGAGCGTGGCCGGCTTCGGGCCGCCACCGGCGGTCAGCCAGGCCCCCCCCTCGCAATCGCCGGTCGCGCCCCCCGCCCCCCCGGTCGAAGCACCGCCTGCCGATGAGGACGCGTACACGCCGCCACAGCCGACCGGCAAGCGGCTGTTCGAGAGCGAGCGCGCCGGCCGCGATCTGATCCTCAAGCGGGCCATTGCCGGGCGCGTCCGCGGCAGTGTGGAAGCGGTGTTCGGGCCGGTCGAGACGCCGGCGGTCCGCGGGTTCGACGCGGCGCTGGTGCCGGTGGCCAAGCCGCGCTTCCTGGGCAGCCACCCGCCGCGAGTGTTGGTGTCGGCCATCGGTGTCGTTGACGCGACCGCCGTCGCCGATGCCTGGCAGGCGGCGGCCCGCTCGCGGGTCCATGCCGGCAAGTCGCCGGTCGTGGTTCTGCTGTTCGGCACGCACCTGTCGCCGAGGCGCGAGCTGCTCAAGGCCATGGAGTCGGCAGCGCGCCAGCGCCAGCCGGCGGAAGCCCCAGGCGAACTCGTGGTGGTGGCGGTGAACTCCGGCGACTGGACCTACCTGATGCCGGACGACGTATCGGAGACGGTCCGGAACCTGGTCGGAAAGATCTGCGTCTACCATTGA